The Strix aluco isolate bStrAlu1 chromosome 1, bStrAlu1.hap1, whole genome shotgun sequence genome has a window encoding:
- the RNMT gene encoding mRNA cap guanine-N(7) methyltransferase isoform X5, with protein MDKDTNLSKMADLTKTEEQEVEKSLDEEVEKTPRSLEADSGIGWEGNSSTSGTVHSTENEKEVGSGSQDGRAKRKNLDPEDEPPKEVREIGHGQAVAAHYNELQEVGLEKRSQSRIFYLRNFNNWTKSVLIGEFIDRVRRKKNDITVLDLGCGKGGDLLKWKKGRIKKLVCTDIADISVQQCKQRYEDMKARCRYNEHIFDAEFIQADSTKIIWCFQFLSLDKAKGVTTYLWSSGSQHGMLETVLDLLCSKYNDPDMRFDICSCQFVYHYSFETYEQADMMLKNACGNLSPGGYFIGTTPNSFELVKRLEASETNSFGNEVYSVKFEKKGEYPLFGCKYDFHLEEVVDVPEFLVYFPLLEEMAKKHGMKLVYKMTFREFYEEKIKNEEHKMLLRRMQALEAVILDDCSSFRAFQCHL; from the exons ATGGACAAGGATACTAACCTGTCAAAAATGGCTGATTTAACCAAGACAGAAGAACAGGAAGTAGAGAAGAGTTTGGATGAGGAAGTGGAGAAAACACCTCGTAGTTTAGAGGCAGATTCAGGTATCGGTTGGGAAGGCAATAGTTCAACTTCAGGTACAGTGCActccactgaaaatgaaaaagaagttgGTAGTGGCAGTCAGGACGGCAgagcaaaaaggaagaatttagatCCTGAAGATGAACCTCCTAAGGAAGTA CGTGAGATAGGCCACGGCCAAGCTGTAGCTGCACATTATAATGAACTTCAAGAAGTTGGATTGGAAAAACGTAGCCAGTCTCGCATATTCTACCTCCGAAACTTTAATAATTGGACAAAGAGCGTCCTCATTG gtGAATTTATAGACCGGGTGCGACGGAAAAAGAATGATATAACTGTTTTGGATCTAGGATGTGGCAAAGGCGGAGActtactgaaatggaaaaaaggcagaattaaaaaACTTGTCTGTACTG ATATTGCTGACATTTCTGTGCAACAGTGCAAGCAGCGATATGAAGACATGAAAGCCCGATGTCGTTATAATGAACATATTTTTGATGCAGAATTTATACAAGCAGATAGTACCAAG ATAATCTGGTGCTTTCAGTTTCTTTCACTTGACAAGGCGAAAGGAGTGACTACTTACCTCTGGAGTTCTGGGAGCCAGCATGGGATGCTGGAAACTGTCTTG GATCTCTTGTGTTCCAAATATAATGATCCAGATATGCGCTTTGACATTTGCAGCTGTCAGTTTGTTTACCATTACTCATTTGAGACATATGAGCAGGCTGACATGATGCTTAAAAATGCTTGTGGGAACCTCTCTCCTGGAGGGTATTTCATTGGCACAACTCCAAATAGCTTTGAACTTGT AAAACGACTTGAAGCTTCAGAAACAAATTCATTTGGGAATGAGGTGTACAGTGTAAAGTTTGAAAAGAAGGGAGAATATCCTTTGTTTGGCTGCAAATATGATTTCCACTTGGAAGAAGTGGTTGATGTCCCTGAGTTCTTGGTTTACTTTCCATTACTGGAAGA AATGGCGAAGAAGCATGGTATGAAATTAGTCTACAAAATGACATTTCGGGAATTCTATGAAGAAAAAATCAAGAACGAGGAGCATAAAATGCTGTTAAGGAGAATGCAGGCCTTGGAG GCTGTTATCCTGGATGACTGCAGCAGCTTCAGAGCTTTTCAATGCCATCTCTGA
- the RNMT gene encoding mRNA cap guanine-N(7) methyltransferase isoform X1 has product MDKDTNLSKMADLTKTEEQEVEKSLDEEVEKTPRSLEADSGIGWEGNSSTSGTVHSTENEKEVGSGSQDGRAKRKNLDPEDEPPKEVREIGHGQAVAAHYNELQEVGLEKRSQSRIFYLRNFNNWTKSVLIGEFIDRVRRKKNDITVLDLGCGKGGDLLKWKKGRIKKLVCTDIADISVQQCKQRYEDMKARCRYNEHIFDAEFIQADSTKIIWCFQFLSLDKAKGVTTYLWSSGSQHGMLETVLDLLCSKYNDPDMRFDICSCQFVYHYSFETYEQADMMLKNACGNLSPGGYFIGTTPNSFELVKRLEASETNSFGNEVYSVKFEKKGEYPLFGCKYDFHLEEVVDVPEFLVYFPLLEEMAKKHGMKLVYKMTFREFYEEKIKNEEHKMLLRRMQALESFRNRLLQRGLILHGIAAPARKLAPGLAPLHRPQRSLVLCGLSTGCSFLRGMSTCSDVGSSMGCRWILLHC; this is encoded by the exons ATGGACAAGGATACTAACCTGTCAAAAATGGCTGATTTAACCAAGACAGAAGAACAGGAAGTAGAGAAGAGTTTGGATGAGGAAGTGGAGAAAACACCTCGTAGTTTAGAGGCAGATTCAGGTATCGGTTGGGAAGGCAATAGTTCAACTTCAGGTACAGTGCActccactgaaaatgaaaaagaagttgGTAGTGGCAGTCAGGACGGCAgagcaaaaaggaagaatttagatCCTGAAGATGAACCTCCTAAGGAAGTA CGTGAGATAGGCCACGGCCAAGCTGTAGCTGCACATTATAATGAACTTCAAGAAGTTGGATTGGAAAAACGTAGCCAGTCTCGCATATTCTACCTCCGAAACTTTAATAATTGGACAAAGAGCGTCCTCATTG gtGAATTTATAGACCGGGTGCGACGGAAAAAGAATGATATAACTGTTTTGGATCTAGGATGTGGCAAAGGCGGAGActtactgaaatggaaaaaaggcagaattaaaaaACTTGTCTGTACTG ATATTGCTGACATTTCTGTGCAACAGTGCAAGCAGCGATATGAAGACATGAAAGCCCGATGTCGTTATAATGAACATATTTTTGATGCAGAATTTATACAAGCAGATAGTACCAAG ATAATCTGGTGCTTTCAGTTTCTTTCACTTGACAAGGCGAAAGGAGTGACTACTTACCTCTGGAGTTCTGGGAGCCAGCATGGGATGCTGGAAACTGTCTTG GATCTCTTGTGTTCCAAATATAATGATCCAGATATGCGCTTTGACATTTGCAGCTGTCAGTTTGTTTACCATTACTCATTTGAGACATATGAGCAGGCTGACATGATGCTTAAAAATGCTTGTGGGAACCTCTCTCCTGGAGGGTATTTCATTGGCACAACTCCAAATAGCTTTGAACTTGT AAAACGACTTGAAGCTTCAGAAACAAATTCATTTGGGAATGAGGTGTACAGTGTAAAGTTTGAAAAGAAGGGAGAATATCCTTTGTTTGGCTGCAAATATGATTTCCACTTGGAAGAAGTGGTTGATGTCCCTGAGTTCTTGGTTTACTTTCCATTACTGGAAGA AATGGCGAAGAAGCATGGTATGAAATTAGTCTACAAAATGACATTTCGGGAATTCTATGAAGAAAAAATCAAGAACGAGGAGCATAAAATGCTGTTAAGGAGAATGCAGGCCTTGGAG tccttcaggaacagactgctccagcgtgggttgaTTCTTCACGGGATTGCAGCTCCTGCCAGAAAACTTGCTCCTGGTttggctcctctccacaggccacagAGGAGCTTGGTCCTatgtgggctctccacaggctgcagcttccttcgGGGCATGTCTACCTGCTCTgacgtggggtcctccatgggctgcaggtggattctgctccactgttaa
- the RNMT gene encoding mRNA cap guanine-N(7) methyltransferase isoform X3 translates to MDKDTNLSKMADLTKTEEQEVEKSLDEEVEKTPRSLEADSGIGWEGNSSTSGTVHSTENEKEVGSGSQDGRAKRKNLDPEDEPPKEVREIGHGQAVAAHYNELQEVGLEKRSQSRIFYLRNFNNWTKSVLIGEFIDRVRRKKNDITVLDLGCGKGGDLLKWKKGRIKKLVCTDIADISVQQCKQRYEDMKARCRYNEHIFDAEFIQADSTKDLLCSKYNDPDMRFDICSCQFVYHYSFETYEQADMMLKNACGNLSPGGYFIGTTPNSFELVKRLEASETNSFGNEVYSVKFEKKGEYPLFGCKYDFHLEEVVDVPEFLVYFPLLEEMAKKHGMKLVYKMTFREFYEEKIKNEEHKMLLRRMQALESFRNRLLQRGLILHGIAAPARKLAPGLAPLHRPQRSLVLCGLSTGCSFLRGMSTCSDVGSSMGCRWILLHC, encoded by the exons ATGGACAAGGATACTAACCTGTCAAAAATGGCTGATTTAACCAAGACAGAAGAACAGGAAGTAGAGAAGAGTTTGGATGAGGAAGTGGAGAAAACACCTCGTAGTTTAGAGGCAGATTCAGGTATCGGTTGGGAAGGCAATAGTTCAACTTCAGGTACAGTGCActccactgaaaatgaaaaagaagttgGTAGTGGCAGTCAGGACGGCAgagcaaaaaggaagaatttagatCCTGAAGATGAACCTCCTAAGGAAGTA CGTGAGATAGGCCACGGCCAAGCTGTAGCTGCACATTATAATGAACTTCAAGAAGTTGGATTGGAAAAACGTAGCCAGTCTCGCATATTCTACCTCCGAAACTTTAATAATTGGACAAAGAGCGTCCTCATTG gtGAATTTATAGACCGGGTGCGACGGAAAAAGAATGATATAACTGTTTTGGATCTAGGATGTGGCAAAGGCGGAGActtactgaaatggaaaaaaggcagaattaaaaaACTTGTCTGTACTG ATATTGCTGACATTTCTGTGCAACAGTGCAAGCAGCGATATGAAGACATGAAAGCCCGATGTCGTTATAATGAACATATTTTTGATGCAGAATTTATACAAGCAGATAGTACCAAG GATCTCTTGTGTTCCAAATATAATGATCCAGATATGCGCTTTGACATTTGCAGCTGTCAGTTTGTTTACCATTACTCATTTGAGACATATGAGCAGGCTGACATGATGCTTAAAAATGCTTGTGGGAACCTCTCTCCTGGAGGGTATTTCATTGGCACAACTCCAAATAGCTTTGAACTTGT AAAACGACTTGAAGCTTCAGAAACAAATTCATTTGGGAATGAGGTGTACAGTGTAAAGTTTGAAAAGAAGGGAGAATATCCTTTGTTTGGCTGCAAATATGATTTCCACTTGGAAGAAGTGGTTGATGTCCCTGAGTTCTTGGTTTACTTTCCATTACTGGAAGA AATGGCGAAGAAGCATGGTATGAAATTAGTCTACAAAATGACATTTCGGGAATTCTATGAAGAAAAAATCAAGAACGAGGAGCATAAAATGCTGTTAAGGAGAATGCAGGCCTTGGAG tccttcaggaacagactgctccagcgtgggttgaTTCTTCACGGGATTGCAGCTCCTGCCAGAAAACTTGCTCCTGGTttggctcctctccacaggccacagAGGAGCTTGGTCCTatgtgggctctccacaggctgcagcttccttcgGGGCATGTCTACCTGCTCTgacgtggggtcctccatgggctgcaggtggattctgctccactgttaa
- the RNMT gene encoding mRNA cap guanine-N(7) methyltransferase isoform X4 gives MDKDTNLSKMADLTKTEEQEVEKSLDEEVEKTPRSLEADSGIGWEGNSSTSGTVHSTENEKEVGSGSQDGRAKRKNLDPEDEPPKEVREIGHGQAVAAHYNELQEVGLEKRSQSRIFYLRNFNNWTKSVLIGEFIDRVRRKKNDITVLDLGCGKGGDLLKWKKGRIKKLVCTDIADISVQQCKQRYEDMKARCRYNEHIFDAEFIQADSTKDLLCSKYNDPDMRFDICSCQFVYHYSFETYEQADMMLKNACGNLSPGGYFIGTTPNSFELVKRLEASETNSFGNEVYSVKFEKKGEYPLFGCKYDFHLEEVVDVPEFLVYFPLLEEMAKKHGMKLVYKMTFREFYEEKIKNEEHKMLLRRMQALEPYSTFGDSRLVSDKPDDYEHAKEFIKDGKAKLPLGTLSKSEWEATSIYLVFAFEKQL, from the exons ATGGACAAGGATACTAACCTGTCAAAAATGGCTGATTTAACCAAGACAGAAGAACAGGAAGTAGAGAAGAGTTTGGATGAGGAAGTGGAGAAAACACCTCGTAGTTTAGAGGCAGATTCAGGTATCGGTTGGGAAGGCAATAGTTCAACTTCAGGTACAGTGCActccactgaaaatgaaaaagaagttgGTAGTGGCAGTCAGGACGGCAgagcaaaaaggaagaatttagatCCTGAAGATGAACCTCCTAAGGAAGTA CGTGAGATAGGCCACGGCCAAGCTGTAGCTGCACATTATAATGAACTTCAAGAAGTTGGATTGGAAAAACGTAGCCAGTCTCGCATATTCTACCTCCGAAACTTTAATAATTGGACAAAGAGCGTCCTCATTG gtGAATTTATAGACCGGGTGCGACGGAAAAAGAATGATATAACTGTTTTGGATCTAGGATGTGGCAAAGGCGGAGActtactgaaatggaaaaaaggcagaattaaaaaACTTGTCTGTACTG ATATTGCTGACATTTCTGTGCAACAGTGCAAGCAGCGATATGAAGACATGAAAGCCCGATGTCGTTATAATGAACATATTTTTGATGCAGAATTTATACAAGCAGATAGTACCAAG GATCTCTTGTGTTCCAAATATAATGATCCAGATATGCGCTTTGACATTTGCAGCTGTCAGTTTGTTTACCATTACTCATTTGAGACATATGAGCAGGCTGACATGATGCTTAAAAATGCTTGTGGGAACCTCTCTCCTGGAGGGTATTTCATTGGCACAACTCCAAATAGCTTTGAACTTGT AAAACGACTTGAAGCTTCAGAAACAAATTCATTTGGGAATGAGGTGTACAGTGTAAAGTTTGAAAAGAAGGGAGAATATCCTTTGTTTGGCTGCAAATATGATTTCCACTTGGAAGAAGTGGTTGATGTCCCTGAGTTCTTGGTTTACTTTCCATTACTGGAAGA AATGGCGAAGAAGCATGGTATGAAATTAGTCTACAAAATGACATTTCGGGAATTCTATGAAGAAAAAATCAAGAACGAGGAGCATAAAATGCTGTTAAGGAGAATGCAGGCCTTGGAG CCCTATTCTACATTTGGTGATTCCAGGCTTGTTTCTGATAAACCTGATGATTATGAGCATGCAAAAGAGTTCATCAAAGATGGCAAGGCAAAGTTACCTTTG GGAACCTTGAGTAAATCTGAATGGGAAGCAACAA gtaTTTACTTGGTATTTGCATTTGAGAAGCAACTGTGA
- the RNMT gene encoding mRNA cap guanine-N(7) methyltransferase isoform X6, with protein sequence MDKDTNLSKMADLTKTEEQEVEKSLDEEVEKTPRSLEADSGIGWEGNSSTSGTVHSTENEKEVGSGSQDGRAKRKNLDPEDEPPKEVREIGHGQAVAAHYNELQEVGLEKRSQSRIFYLRNFNNWTKSVLIGEFIDRVRRKKNDITVLDLGCGKGGDLLKWKKGRIKKLVCTDIADISVQQCKQRYEDMKARCRYNEHIFDAEFIQADSTKIIWCFQFLSLDKAKGVTTYLWSSGSQHGMLETVLDLLCSKYNDPDMRFDICSCQFVYHYSFETYEQADMMLKNACGNLSPGGYFIGTTPNSFELVKRLEASETNSFGNEVYSVKFEKKGEYPLFGCKYDFHLEEVVDVPEFLVYFPLLEDPILHLVIPGLFLINLMIMSMQKSSSKMARQSYLWEP encoded by the exons ATGGACAAGGATACTAACCTGTCAAAAATGGCTGATTTAACCAAGACAGAAGAACAGGAAGTAGAGAAGAGTTTGGATGAGGAAGTGGAGAAAACACCTCGTAGTTTAGAGGCAGATTCAGGTATCGGTTGGGAAGGCAATAGTTCAACTTCAGGTACAGTGCActccactgaaaatgaaaaagaagttgGTAGTGGCAGTCAGGACGGCAgagcaaaaaggaagaatttagatCCTGAAGATGAACCTCCTAAGGAAGTA CGTGAGATAGGCCACGGCCAAGCTGTAGCTGCACATTATAATGAACTTCAAGAAGTTGGATTGGAAAAACGTAGCCAGTCTCGCATATTCTACCTCCGAAACTTTAATAATTGGACAAAGAGCGTCCTCATTG gtGAATTTATAGACCGGGTGCGACGGAAAAAGAATGATATAACTGTTTTGGATCTAGGATGTGGCAAAGGCGGAGActtactgaaatggaaaaaaggcagaattaaaaaACTTGTCTGTACTG ATATTGCTGACATTTCTGTGCAACAGTGCAAGCAGCGATATGAAGACATGAAAGCCCGATGTCGTTATAATGAACATATTTTTGATGCAGAATTTATACAAGCAGATAGTACCAAG ATAATCTGGTGCTTTCAGTTTCTTTCACTTGACAAGGCGAAAGGAGTGACTACTTACCTCTGGAGTTCTGGGAGCCAGCATGGGATGCTGGAAACTGTCTTG GATCTCTTGTGTTCCAAATATAATGATCCAGATATGCGCTTTGACATTTGCAGCTGTCAGTTTGTTTACCATTACTCATTTGAGACATATGAGCAGGCTGACATGATGCTTAAAAATGCTTGTGGGAACCTCTCTCCTGGAGGGTATTTCATTGGCACAACTCCAAATAGCTTTGAACTTGT AAAACGACTTGAAGCTTCAGAAACAAATTCATTTGGGAATGAGGTGTACAGTGTAAAGTTTGAAAAGAAGGGAGAATATCCTTTGTTTGGCTGCAAATATGATTTCCACTTGGAAGAAGTGGTTGATGTCCCTGAGTTCTTGGTTTACTTTCCATTACTGGAAGA CCCTATTCTACATTTGGTGATTCCAGGCTTGTTTCTGATAAACCTGATGATTATGAGCATGCAAAAGAGTTCATCAAAGATGGCAAGGCAAAGTTACCTTTG GGAACCTTGA
- the RNMT gene encoding mRNA cap guanine-N(7) methyltransferase isoform X7, whose protein sequence is MDKDTNLSKMADLTKTEEQEVEKSLDEEVEKTPRSLEADSGIGWEGNSSTSGTVHSTENEKEVGSGSQDGRAKRKNLDPEDEPPKEVREIGHGQAVAAHYNELQEVGLEKRSQSRIFYLRNFNNWTKSVLIGEFIDRVRRKKNDITVLDLGCGKGGDLLKWKKGRIKKLVCTDIADISVQQCKQRYEDMKARCRYNEHIFDAEFIQADSTKIIWCFQFLSLDKAKGVTTYLWSSGSQHGMLETVLDLLCSKYNDPDMRFDICSCQFVYHYSFETYEQADMMLKNACGNLSPGGYFIGTTPNSFELVKRLEASETNSFGNEVYSVKFEKKGEYPLFGCKYDFHLEEVVDVPEFLVYFPLLEEDFLHFYLQL, encoded by the exons ATGGACAAGGATACTAACCTGTCAAAAATGGCTGATTTAACCAAGACAGAAGAACAGGAAGTAGAGAAGAGTTTGGATGAGGAAGTGGAGAAAACACCTCGTAGTTTAGAGGCAGATTCAGGTATCGGTTGGGAAGGCAATAGTTCAACTTCAGGTACAGTGCActccactgaaaatgaaaaagaagttgGTAGTGGCAGTCAGGACGGCAgagcaaaaaggaagaatttagatCCTGAAGATGAACCTCCTAAGGAAGTA CGTGAGATAGGCCACGGCCAAGCTGTAGCTGCACATTATAATGAACTTCAAGAAGTTGGATTGGAAAAACGTAGCCAGTCTCGCATATTCTACCTCCGAAACTTTAATAATTGGACAAAGAGCGTCCTCATTG gtGAATTTATAGACCGGGTGCGACGGAAAAAGAATGATATAACTGTTTTGGATCTAGGATGTGGCAAAGGCGGAGActtactgaaatggaaaaaaggcagaattaaaaaACTTGTCTGTACTG ATATTGCTGACATTTCTGTGCAACAGTGCAAGCAGCGATATGAAGACATGAAAGCCCGATGTCGTTATAATGAACATATTTTTGATGCAGAATTTATACAAGCAGATAGTACCAAG ATAATCTGGTGCTTTCAGTTTCTTTCACTTGACAAGGCGAAAGGAGTGACTACTTACCTCTGGAGTTCTGGGAGCCAGCATGGGATGCTGGAAACTGTCTTG GATCTCTTGTGTTCCAAATATAATGATCCAGATATGCGCTTTGACATTTGCAGCTGTCAGTTTGTTTACCATTACTCATTTGAGACATATGAGCAGGCTGACATGATGCTTAAAAATGCTTGTGGGAACCTCTCTCCTGGAGGGTATTTCATTGGCACAACTCCAAATAGCTTTGAACTTGT AAAACGACTTGAAGCTTCAGAAACAAATTCATTTGGGAATGAGGTGTACAGTGTAAAGTTTGAAAAGAAGGGAGAATATCCTTTGTTTGGCTGCAAATATGATTTCCACTTGGAAGAAGTGGTTGATGTCCCTGAGTTCTTGGTTTACTTTCCATTACTGGAAGA AGATTTCTTGCATTTCTATCTACAACTGTAA
- the RNMT gene encoding mRNA cap guanine-N(7) methyltransferase isoform X2 — protein MDKDTNLSKMADLTKTEEQEVEKSLDEEVEKTPRSLEADSGIGWEGNSSTSGTVHSTENEKEVGSGSQDGRAKRKNLDPEDEPPKEVREIGHGQAVAAHYNELQEVGLEKRSQSRIFYLRNFNNWTKSVLIGEFIDRVRRKKNDITVLDLGCGKGGDLLKWKKGRIKKLVCTDIADISVQQCKQRYEDMKARCRYNEHIFDAEFIQADSTKIIWCFQFLSLDKAKGVTTYLWSSGSQHGMLETVLDLLCSKYNDPDMRFDICSCQFVYHYSFETYEQADMMLKNACGNLSPGGYFIGTTPNSFELVKRLEASETNSFGNEVYSVKFEKKGEYPLFGCKYDFHLEEVVDVPEFLVYFPLLEEMAKKHGMKLVYKMTFREFYEEKIKNEEHKMLLRRMQALEPYSTFGDSRLVSDKPDDYEHAKEFIKDGKAKLPLGTLSKSEWEATSIYLVFAFEKQL, from the exons ATGGACAAGGATACTAACCTGTCAAAAATGGCTGATTTAACCAAGACAGAAGAACAGGAAGTAGAGAAGAGTTTGGATGAGGAAGTGGAGAAAACACCTCGTAGTTTAGAGGCAGATTCAGGTATCGGTTGGGAAGGCAATAGTTCAACTTCAGGTACAGTGCActccactgaaaatgaaaaagaagttgGTAGTGGCAGTCAGGACGGCAgagcaaaaaggaagaatttagatCCTGAAGATGAACCTCCTAAGGAAGTA CGTGAGATAGGCCACGGCCAAGCTGTAGCTGCACATTATAATGAACTTCAAGAAGTTGGATTGGAAAAACGTAGCCAGTCTCGCATATTCTACCTCCGAAACTTTAATAATTGGACAAAGAGCGTCCTCATTG gtGAATTTATAGACCGGGTGCGACGGAAAAAGAATGATATAACTGTTTTGGATCTAGGATGTGGCAAAGGCGGAGActtactgaaatggaaaaaaggcagaattaaaaaACTTGTCTGTACTG ATATTGCTGACATTTCTGTGCAACAGTGCAAGCAGCGATATGAAGACATGAAAGCCCGATGTCGTTATAATGAACATATTTTTGATGCAGAATTTATACAAGCAGATAGTACCAAG ATAATCTGGTGCTTTCAGTTTCTTTCACTTGACAAGGCGAAAGGAGTGACTACTTACCTCTGGAGTTCTGGGAGCCAGCATGGGATGCTGGAAACTGTCTTG GATCTCTTGTGTTCCAAATATAATGATCCAGATATGCGCTTTGACATTTGCAGCTGTCAGTTTGTTTACCATTACTCATTTGAGACATATGAGCAGGCTGACATGATGCTTAAAAATGCTTGTGGGAACCTCTCTCCTGGAGGGTATTTCATTGGCACAACTCCAAATAGCTTTGAACTTGT AAAACGACTTGAAGCTTCAGAAACAAATTCATTTGGGAATGAGGTGTACAGTGTAAAGTTTGAAAAGAAGGGAGAATATCCTTTGTTTGGCTGCAAATATGATTTCCACTTGGAAGAAGTGGTTGATGTCCCTGAGTTCTTGGTTTACTTTCCATTACTGGAAGA AATGGCGAAGAAGCATGGTATGAAATTAGTCTACAAAATGACATTTCGGGAATTCTATGAAGAAAAAATCAAGAACGAGGAGCATAAAATGCTGTTAAGGAGAATGCAGGCCTTGGAG CCCTATTCTACATTTGGTGATTCCAGGCTTGTTTCTGATAAACCTGATGATTATGAGCATGCAAAAGAGTTCATCAAAGATGGCAAGGCAAAGTTACCTTTG GGAACCTTGAGTAAATCTGAATGGGAAGCAACAA gtaTTTACTTGGTATTTGCATTTGAGAAGCAACTGTGA